In Patescibacteria group bacterium, a single genomic region encodes these proteins:
- a CDS encoding DUF456 domain-containing protein — MIEHPILLAVAAIFMALGIPAVLVPFLPAISYMFLIALLFAISDRFVHITWENLAVLGGILIVSFFIDYFAGILGARYGGADRRSILFGFLGLIVGLIAFPPLGGIVGLFVGIFAGEVVARKSNAAALKAATAGLIGSATGALVNCSLAVLMFGLFLYFVLV, encoded by the coding sequence ATGATTGAACACCCAATTCTTCTCGCGGTTGCAGCGATATTCATGGCGCTGGGTATTCCGGCAGTGCTCGTGCCGTTTCTGCCGGCGATCTCGTACATGTTTCTTATTGCATTGCTTTTTGCGATTTCCGATCGCTTCGTACACATCACCTGGGAGAATCTTGCGGTACTTGGCGGTATTCTCATCGTATCTTTCTTCATCGATTACTTCGCCGGCATACTTGGCGCACGATATGGTGGGGCAGATCGACGCTCGATTCTTTTCGGATTCCTCGGACTCATTGTTGGTCTCATCGCCTTTCCGCCACTCGGGGGCATCGTTGGTTTGTTCGTCGGCATCTTTGCGGGAGAAGTAGTGGCACGCAAAAGTAACGCAGCAGCCCTCAAAGCCGCTACTGCCGGACTCATCGGCTCAGCGACGGGCGCGTTGGTGAATTGTAGTTTGGCCGTGCTCATGTTCGGACTCTTCCTCTACTTCGTGTTGGTCTAG
- a CDS encoding DNA alkylation repair protein, translated as MKKNLKDLVRELKANANAKKSATLAKYFKTGTGEYGAGDRFLGLTVPQQRTIARAYAHLSFSDLATLAKSPIHEHRFTCTEILQLKYALAKKSPTPQDSLAEQERLAKWYLEHARCFNNWDLVDNSARDILGAYLYQKGNTAILDRLARSANLWERRIAIISTYFFIQQGEFTDTIRICEILISDEHDLIHKACGWMLREIGKRSPIGLKTLRSFLDTHAVSMPRTMLRYAIERFSASQRAKYLRMA; from the coding sequence ATGAAGAAAAATCTCAAAGACCTCGTGCGCGAGCTGAAAGCAAACGCCAACGCCAAGAAATCTGCCACGCTCGCCAAGTATTTCAAGACGGGCACGGGTGAATATGGCGCGGGCGATCGTTTCCTTGGTCTGACGGTGCCACAACAGCGCACGATCGCCCGCGCGTATGCCCACTTGTCTTTCTCCGACCTTGCCACACTCGCCAAAAGTCCAATTCACGAGCATCGCTTCACCTGCACGGAAATCTTGCAATTGAAATATGCCTTAGCAAAGAAATCGCCGACCCCACAAGACTCCCTCGCCGAACAAGAACGCCTCGCCAAGTGGTATCTAGAGCATGCTCGCTGTTTTAACAATTGGGACCTCGTCGACAACTCCGCTCGCGACATCCTCGGGGCATACCTCTACCAAAAAGGGAACACTGCCATCCTCGACCGCCTCGCACGTTCGGCTAATCTGTGGGAGCGGCGCATCGCTATCATTTCAACCTATTTTTTCATCCAACAAGGTGAATTCACTGACACTATTCGTATCTGCGAGATCCTCATTTCCGACGAGCACGACCTTATCCACAAAGCCTGCGGTTGGATGCTTCGCGAGATAGGGAAACGCTCCCCAATAGGTCTAAAAACCCTCAGGAGCTTTCTGGATACGCATGCTGTGTCCATGCCGAGGACGATGCTCCGATATGCCATTGAGCGATTTTCGGCCTCCCAGCGGGCCAAATACCTTAGGATGGCTTAA
- a CDS encoding TIGR00730 family Rossman fold protein, translating into MIHKWFKRNTKPHTNDGFLSIGDIQKDERYELKDIHDEFKRGFDLIKKYPKTVSFFGSARFTSEHEHYKQAQELAGKIVKELGYAVVTGGGPGIMEAGARGAKDAGGVSIGMTIRLPHEQRDNPYITESADFKYFFSRKTLLTFEAEAFIFFPGGFGTLDEFFDVLTLVQTGKIPKVPIILVGRDYWEPLDAFIKAQMLVAHKAINPDDMKLYHITEDSKEIVEIIRKTPVTNWWKHFQE; encoded by the coding sequence ATGATACACAAATGGTTCAAGCGCAACACGAAGCCTCACACCAATGACGGCTTTCTTTCGATTGGTGACATCCAAAAAGATGAGCGGTACGAATTGAAAGATATTCATGACGAATTCAAGCGTGGCTTCGACCTCATCAAAAAATATCCGAAGACGGTGAGCTTCTTTGGTTCAGCCCGCTTCACTTCGGAACATGAACATTACAAGCAAGCTCAAGAATTGGCAGGCAAGATCGTGAAGGAGCTCGGCTATGCTGTGGTGACTGGCGGCGGGCCGGGCATTATGGAAGCCGGCGCGCGCGGAGCGAAAGACGCCGGCGGCGTCTCGATCGGCATGACCATTCGCCTCCCCCACGAACAGCGCGACAATCCGTACATCACTGAAAGCGCCGATTTCAAATACTTTTTCAGCCGCAAGACGCTCCTCACTTTTGAAGCCGAAGCTTTCATCTTCTTCCCTGGCGGCTTCGGCACCTTGGACGAATTTTTCGATGTGCTGACTCTCGTGCAGACTGGCAAGATCCCGAAAGTGCCAATCATTCTCGTCGGCCGTGACTATTGGGAGCCGCTCGACGCCTTCATCAAAGCGCAGATGCTTGTCGCTCACAAAGCGATCAACCCAGACGACATGAAGCTGTACCATATCACCGAAGACAGTAAAGAAATCGTCGAGATCATCCGCAAGACCCCCGTTACCAATTGGTGGAAGCACTTTCAGGAGTAG
- a CDS encoding nucleoside monophosphate kinase: MTQHIEGLILQISRYSNFHLFLLLAGMGAGKDFVGKLLQEYGSVSFHHLSCSAAIRRRAKESGPVGDACAAAEEKMKCAEMVEDELATVVVLEWILQRLQAGVRTFLLDGFPRNDLQFAVLRRLEELKGTHVIARSILLCQPFGICLAQVLGQRRKELCRADDNITTFLHRWHHQFLGETVPMIKAIRNWDPKRFAVVQQTDLEKVLEVARIVGYQGVQMERLKASLIHLRSFQRLPFESDPAATVAFVEKLTPAPTRDQLEHVASLARSDGLDYFRHLPKVA; encoded by the coding sequence GTGACACAGCACATCGAAGGATTGATACTGCAAATTTCCCGCTACAGCAATTTCCACCTCTTTCTTCTCCTGGCCGGCATGGGTGCGGGCAAGGACTTTGTCGGCAAACTGTTGCAGGAGTATGGCTCAGTGTCATTTCATCACCTGAGCTGCAGTGCCGCCATCCGCCGCCGCGCCAAAGAATCTGGCCCAGTCGGCGATGCGTGCGCGGCGGCGGAAGAAAAGATGAAATGCGCCGAGATGGTCGAAGACGAGCTCGCCACTGTCGTCGTGTTGGAATGGATCCTGCAGCGGCTTCAGGCCGGTGTCAGAACCTTCCTGCTCGATGGGTTTCCGCGGAACGATCTTCAGTTTGCCGTCCTGCGTCGCCTGGAAGAATTGAAGGGCACTCACGTCATTGCGCGTTCAATTCTTTTGTGCCAGCCATTCGGCATCTGCCTCGCACAAGTTTTGGGGCAGCGCCGGAAGGAATTGTGCCGTGCGGATGACAACATTACCACCTTCCTGCACCGTTGGCATCACCAGTTTCTGGGCGAGACCGTCCCGATGATCAAAGCGATCCGCAACTGGGACCCGAAACGCTTTGCGGTGGTGCAGCAGACTGATCTAGAAAAGGTCCTGGAAGTCGCTCGGATCGTCGGGTATCAGGGTGTGCAGATGGAGCGATTGAAGGCTTCACTCATCCACCTTCGATCCTTTCAGCGTCTGCCGTTCGAGAGCGATCCGGCGGCGACCGTGGCTTTTGTGGAAAAGCTCACTCCAGCCCCTACGCGCGACCAGCTCGAACACGTTGCCAGCTTGGCACGTTCTGATGGGCTCGATTATTTCCGTCACCTCCCGAAGGTGGCATGA
- a CDS encoding SWIB/MDM2 domain-containing protein has product MPKAAKPAAKKANSAFMKPMTISSELATVVGKGPMPRSEVVKALWAYIKKNNLQDPKNKRNINADVSLKVVFGGKGVVNMFEMTSLVSKHLS; this is encoded by the coding sequence ATGCCAAAAGCAGCAAAACCAGCAGCGAAGAAAGCCAATTCAGCATTCATGAAGCCAATGACCATCAGCTCAGAGCTGGCTACTGTCGTAGGAAAGGGACCGATGCCTCGATCTGAGGTCGTGAAGGCTCTCTGGGCATATATCAAGAAGAACAATCTCCAGGATCCAAAGAACAAGCGAAATATCAATGCTGATGTTTCTCTCAAGGTGGTGTTTGGCGGCAAGGGCGTGGTCAACATGTTTGAAATGACTAGCTTGGTTTCGAAGCATCTCTCATAA
- the tgt gene encoding tRNA guanosine(34) transglycosylase Tgt gives MKNDMADINSAKSHLTPQNPLSFVVEKRLTKPDDTPTLGRVGLLTTPHGVVHTPAFVAVGTKATVKSLTPDHVKDLGAQVALANTYHLYLQPGEKIIAKAGGLGKMMNWHGPTMTDSGGFQVFSLGVAFGKGINKFSKGADKGATATLTSATLMPKSSSAKPSLAESGTDATEDVAARLARVDEEGVTFKSVIDGSTHRFTPERSIEIQEQIGADMIFAFDECTSPHAPKEYQQEAMARTHRWAERCLKAHKKVTANGTPQALFGIVQGGRHEDLRKESARIIGAMPFDGFGIGGSFDKEDMGKAVRWVNELLPENKPRHLLGIGDPVDIFEAVENGCDTFDCVAPTRLGRNGTIYTKHGRVHIENAQYREDMRPIEEDCACYACAHYTRAYIAHLFRADEMLAGTLASTHNLHFIVNLVDRMRKGIEDGTFFELKREFLSTYLAK, from the coding sequence ATGAAGAATGATATGGCCGATATCAACAGTGCGAAGTCGCATCTTACCCCACAAAATCCACTTTCATTTGTGGTGGAGAAGCGCCTCACGAAGCCTGACGACACCCCGACCCTCGGCCGTGTCGGACTTTTGACGACTCCGCATGGTGTGGTGCATACCCCGGCGTTTGTGGCGGTGGGGACGAAAGCCACAGTGAAGTCGCTCACGCCCGACCACGTGAAAGACCTCGGCGCTCAGGTGGCCCTGGCGAATACGTATCATTTGTATCTGCAGCCGGGTGAGAAGATCATCGCGAAGGCTGGCGGCTTGGGCAAAATGATGAATTGGCACGGTCCGACCATGACCGACTCTGGCGGCTTCCAGGTGTTTTCGCTCGGCGTGGCGTTTGGGAAGGGGATTAATAAGTTTTCTAAGGGAGCAGATAAGGGAGCGACAGCGACACTTACATCTGCGACACTTATGCCGAAGTCTTCTTCGGCGAAGCCCTCCCTCGCCGAAAGCGGCACCGACGCGACAGAGGATGTGGCGGCGCGTCTCGCGCGTGTCGACGAAGAGGGCGTCACATTCAAGTCCGTCATCGACGGCAGTACGCATCGCTTCACGCCGGAACGTTCGATCGAGATCCAGGAGCAGATTGGTGCGGACATGATCTTTGCGTTCGATGAATGCACCTCGCCGCACGCGCCAAAAGAATATCAGCAGGAGGCGATGGCACGCACGCATCGCTGGGCGGAGCGTTGTTTGAAGGCGCATAAAAAAGTGACGGCCAACGGCACACCCCAGGCGCTGTTCGGCATCGTGCAGGGTGGGCGTCACGAGGACTTGCGCAAGGAAAGTGCGCGTATCATCGGCGCGATGCCTTTCGACGGCTTCGGTATTGGTGGGTCATTTGACAAAGAAGATATGGGCAAGGCGGTGCGTTGGGTGAATGAGCTCTTGCCGGAAAACAAACCACGCCACCTGCTCGGCATCGGCGACCCTGTAGATATTTTTGAGGCAGTGGAGAATGGTTGCGACACCTTCGACTGCGTTGCGCCGACTCGCCTTGGACGCAATGGCACTATTTATACGAAGCATGGACGCGTGCATATCGAGAATGCGCAGTATCGCGAGGATATGCGCCCAATCGAAGAAGATTGCGCTTGCTATGCTTGCGCACACTACACCCGCGCCTACATTGCGCACCTGTTTCGCGCTGACGAAATGCTCGCCGGCACCCTTGCCTCGACCCACAACCTCCATTTCATCGTGAATCTTGTTGATCGCATGCGAAAGGGAATTGAGGACGGCACCTTCTTTGAATTGAAGCGTGAATTCTTGTCCACGTATCTAGCGAAGTAG
- a CDS encoding pseudouridine synthase: MKPAPKKVILLAAAWPMRINKYLAHKGYSTRRGADELVTAQKVLLNGRVAVLGDKVKETDVVEVLQAQNKAEGNSTGKKAPGTGSGNVHGTTAADRVYFIFHKPVGMSASDNEIEAVIDQLKSQKKYAYLVGKKLFPIGRLDKESSGIMILTNDGRITDRLLNPVYAHPKTFFCTLNKVHSASFIRILSDRLLNLQAGPENAAETVDQLHFKVTLNNTGNAHLEHICAELGFTIVESQRIAILNIGLGNLKPGAVREVTEKEREAFLRSLGL, encoded by the coding sequence ATGAAACCGGCACCAAAAAAGGTCATACTCCTCGCAGCGGCATGGCCAATGCGCATCAACAAATATCTCGCCCACAAGGGATATTCGACGCGCCGCGGCGCCGACGAGCTGGTCACCGCTCAAAAAGTACTCCTCAATGGTCGTGTAGCCGTCCTCGGAGACAAGGTGAAGGAAACAGATGTCGTGGAGGTCTTGCAAGCCCAGAACAAAGCTGAGGGTAATTCGACCGGTAAAAAAGCTCCCGGAACCGGCTCGGGAAACGTTCATGGCACCACCGCAGCGGATCGCGTGTACTTCATCTTCCACAAGCCGGTCGGCATGAGCGCGAGCGACAACGAGATCGAGGCTGTCATTGACCAACTCAAAAGCCAAAAAAAGTATGCGTACCTCGTCGGCAAGAAACTCTTCCCCATCGGCCGACTCGACAAAGAGTCGAGTGGCATCATGATCCTCACTAACGACGGTCGCATCACCGATCGCCTGCTCAATCCCGTATACGCGCATCCGAAAACTTTTTTCTGCACCCTCAACAAGGTGCATTCCGCGAGCTTCATTCGCATTTTGTCTGATCGACTCCTCAACTTGCAGGCCGGTCCGGAGAACGCTGCTGAAACCGTAGACCAACTCCATTTCAAAGTCACCCTCAACAACACCGGCAACGCCCACCTCGAACACATCTGTGCTGAACTTGGCTTCACCATTGTGGAGAGCCAGCGCATTGCCATCCTCAACATCGGCCTAGGCAACCTCAAGCCAGGTGCTGTCCGCGAGGTGACAGAGAAAGAACGCGAAGCATTTCTCCGTTCGCTCGGTCTCTAG
- a CDS encoding PD-(D/E)XK nuclease family protein, with amino-acid sequence MAKDKYSAVWVSHSSMGDFLKCPRAYYLHNMYKDPKTRRKMSVVGPALSLGTAVHGVVEGLADFKAEERFSGRDLLAEYEKQWAKVSGEKGGFKSADEEAEWKARGKVMIERVIAHPGPLVKKALKLKGGKDDMLPNFFLSEEENIILCGKIDWLEFVPTDDSVRVLDFKTGKRDEDGESLQLPIYLLLLNELQKRKVSGASYWYLDREDEPKSVELPSLDVAREKVLAVARAVKAAREKGEFACPRVIAGGSPCFACAPYEAILRGEARYLGVGEYNQDLFLV; translated from the coding sequence ATGGCGAAAGACAAATACAGCGCAGTTTGGGTGTCGCATTCCTCGATGGGGGATTTTTTGAAATGTCCGCGCGCGTACTATCTGCACAATATGTACAAGGATCCGAAGACCCGCCGCAAGATGAGTGTCGTTGGGCCGGCTTTGTCTCTCGGAACTGCGGTGCACGGTGTGGTGGAGGGGTTGGCGGATTTCAAGGCCGAAGAGCGATTTTCTGGACGCGATTTATTGGCGGAATACGAAAAGCAGTGGGCGAAGGTGTCGGGCGAGAAAGGCGGTTTCAAAAGTGCCGATGAGGAAGCCGAATGGAAGGCGCGGGGCAAGGTGATGATTGAGCGGGTGATCGCGCATCCGGGGCCATTGGTGAAGAAGGCGTTGAAGCTGAAAGGTGGGAAGGATGACATGTTGCCGAATTTCTTTTTGTCTGAGGAGGAAAATATTATTTTGTGCGGAAAGATTGATTGGCTCGAATTTGTACCGACAGACGACAGCGTGCGAGTGTTGGATTTCAAGACGGGGAAGCGGGATGAGGATGGCGAGTCGCTGCAGCTCCCGATTTATTTGCTGCTGTTGAATGAATTGCAGAAGCGAAAAGTGTCGGGTGCGAGCTATTGGTATCTCGATCGGGAGGATGAGCCGAAGTCGGTGGAACTGCCCTCGTTGGACGTCGCGCGAGAAAAAGTGCTCGCCGTGGCTCGGGCAGTGAAGGCCGCCCGCGAGAAAGGTGAATTTGCATGTCCACGGGTGATCGCGGGCGGCTCCCCATGCTTCGCCTGCGCGCCATACGAAGCTATCTTGCGTGGCGAAGCGAGATATCTCGGTGTTGGGGAATACAATCAGGACCTTTTTCTCGTCTAG